In Pseudomonas lutea, the genomic stretch GGGGCAAGGTTAAAAGCGACTGAAGCCTGGCAACGAGGGCCAGGCTTGCTGGGCAGGTCGAAATGAACACAGCACTTTTTGAAGCACAGGACGCCGGCATCATGCCTTGGCTGGCGCACCCTCAAGTGGCCGGCAGCAGTTGCATCACTGCGCCTTGCCGCGTCCCAGGGCGGATTTTCGCGCAATGCCCCAACCGAGTCCCAGTGCAGCAGCGGCGCCCGATGCGCACAACACGCTGAGCTTGGCCGCCGCAAGCAGGCTTTCGTCGTTGAAGGCCAGCGACGCTATGAAAATGGACATGGTGAAGCCAATGCCAGCCAACAGGCCGACCAGCACGACACCGGTCCAGCTCACATCGCCCGGCAGCTTGCAAAGCCCCGACTTGACCAGTACCACAGTGGCCATGACCACGCCCAGCGGCTTGCCAGCGACCAGCGCCAGTACAATTGCCGCGAATACATGCTGAGACAGGGTGTTTTGCAGATCCGCGCCCCCGAAGTTAACCCCCGCATTGGCCAGTGCAAACATCGGCATGATGACGAACGCAACCCATGGGTGAAGTGCCGCCTGAATGCGCTGCACCGGGGTCAGCATCTCCCGCTCCGCCTGCCGGATGACCTTCAAGGGTTTTGACACTTCCCGGGACTCGGTCGCGCTCCCGGAGAACCGTTCAACCAGTTCGTGAAAGCCGTTCTGAAGGGCTTCCAGCGGACGCTCCTTCATTGGCATCGACCGCACGGGGCTCATGAGCCCCAGGATTACGCCGGCCAGCGTGGGGTGAACCCCGGTCTTGTATAGGCCGAACCAAATGATCGCGCCTGGCAGGGCATAGGGGGCCATCTTGCCTATGCCCATGCGCTGGAACAGCAGCACCATCAGCATGCCGACGATGGCAATCACCACGCCCGAATAATCCAGGCTGGTCGTGTAGAAGACCGCGATGATCAGGATAGCGACGATGTCGTCAATGATTGCCAGGGCCAGCAACAAAACCCGGACCCCGCTCGGAATGGATTTGCCCAGCAGCGCCAGGACGCCGACGGCAAACGCGATGTCCGTCGCCGTGGGCACCGCCCAGCCATGGCCAGCCTCGGTGCCGTGGTTGATCGCGAGGTAAATCAGTGCCGGCATCAGCACGCCACCAAGGGCAGCGCCCAAAGGCAGCAGGGCCAGTTTGAAATTGGCCAGCGCACCGTCGTGGATTTCCTGACGTATTTCGGCCCCGACGACCAGGAAGAAGATCGTCATCAGGCCGTCGTTGACCAAAAAATGGAAGGAGCGGGAGAGATTGAAGTCGCCAAAGCCGATGCTGATTTGCGTTTGCAACAGGTGCTCGTAGCTTTCGGCGAATGAACTGTTTGCCCAGACAAGTGCAGCGATCGCGGCAATCAACAGCGCGATGCCGCTGACGGCTTCGATGTGAGAAAAGCGCTCCAGGGCGGACATGGCTTTTTCGGCCAACTGCTGGGGAAGTGGGATCGTAGGGCGGGGATGCTGATTAGCGGCCACGGTGGAGCCTCCGTTGGCGGCCCGACCAATCGTGATATTTAACCTGCTCTGCGCCCTATGCGACATCGCACCCGCGCCGATCATAAAAAGGTGGGGGCGCAAGTGCAAACCTTCATGTCGATGGCATTTGAACCTTCGCTCCCTGCTACCACTCCATCTAGGGTGCCGGAAGGCGCAACCCGGTTACGCTGCCGACCCGTCGTCCTGGCGGTTCCTGCGCCTCAAAAAGGAATAGTGCGATGATCGCTCGGTGGCAATGGCTGTTGGTTCGGACGACCAAACGTCTGTGGTTCAGGGCGGGACTGTTTTCCCTGCTGGGCGTTGTGACGGCATTGCTGGCTGTCGTCCTCAGGGACCACATTCCGATAGATCTGCCAGGCAAGATAGGCGCTGATGCCGTCGACAAGATTCTCGGCATCATCGCGTCCAGCATGCTCGCCGTTACCACGTTTTCGCTCAGTACCATGGTCACGGCCTATGGAGCAGCCAGCACGGGCACTACCCCACGCGCCACCACCCTGGTCATGGAAGACACCACCACCCAGAACGCTCTGTCCACCTTCATTGGCTCGTTCCTGTTCAGCCTGGTTGGCATCATTGCGCTGAGCACCGGCGCCTACGGTGCGCAGGGCAGGGTCATCCTGTTCGCAGTGACGCTCGCAGTGGTGGTTCTGATTGTCTACACCCTGCTGCGATGGATTGATCACCTTTCCAGGCTGGGTCGGGTCGGCGAGACGATTGACCGGGTCGAAGACGCTACCATCAGTGCCCTGATGGATCGGTGCCAGCTGCCTTACCTGGGCGGCTGCGCCTACCCTGATCAACAGGAGCCGGCGCTGCCGAGCGCGGAGATCGGCAGCCGCGAAGTCGGCTATGTGCAGCATATCGACGTGACCGCGCTGGAAGCGTTTGCACAAAAATGTGCGGCGCTGATTTATCTCGAGGTGTTGCCTGGCAGCTTTGTCAACGAGGGCGAGTTGCTGGCCCGGATAGTGAGAGCAGGCGCCGAGCCGCTGGGTGAGTCTGAGGTGGCGCAAATCCTTTCGGCCATCACTATTGGCGTTCGCAGAACCTTCGAGCACGATCCGCGCTTCGGGCTGGCAGTCCTGTCCGAAATCGCGTCCAGAGC encodes the following:
- the nhaA gene encoding Na+/H+ antiporter NhaA, coding for MSALERFSHIEAVSGIALLIAAIAALVWANSSFAESYEHLLQTQISIGFGDFNLSRSFHFLVNDGLMTIFFLVVGAEIRQEIHDGALANFKLALLPLGAALGGVLMPALIYLAINHGTEAGHGWAVPTATDIAFAVGVLALLGKSIPSGVRVLLLALAIIDDIVAILIIAVFYTTSLDYSGVVIAIVGMLMVLLFQRMGIGKMAPYALPGAIIWFGLYKTGVHPTLAGVILGLMSPVRSMPMKERPLEALQNGFHELVERFSGSATESREVSKPLKVIRQAEREMLTPVQRIQAALHPWVAFVIMPMFALANAGVNFGGADLQNTLSQHVFAAIVLALVAGKPLGVVMATVVLVKSGLCKLPGDVSWTGVVLVGLLAGIGFTMSIFIASLAFNDESLLAAAKLSVLCASGAAAALGLGWGIARKSALGRGKAQ
- a CDS encoding DUF2254 domain-containing protein, producing MIARWQWLLVRTTKRLWFRAGLFSLLGVVTALLAVVLRDHIPIDLPGKIGADAVDKILGIIASSMLAVTTFSLSTMVTAYGAASTGTTPRATTLVMEDTTTQNALSTFIGSFLFSLVGIIALSTGAYGAQGRVILFAVTLAVVVLIVYTLLRWIDHLSRLGRVGETIDRVEDATISALMDRCQLPYLGGCAYPDQQEPALPSAEIGSREVGYVQHIDVTALEAFAQKCAALIYLEVLPGSFVNEGELLARIVRAGAEPLGESEVAQILSAITIGVRRTFEHDPRFGLAVLSEIASRALSPAVNDPGTAIDVIGRGIRAFNAQARSVTLQRPETRCNCVHVRGLSVEDMFEDFFSPIARDGAALLEVNIRLVKALASLARCSPALYAAVCARHMAVILERAEAAMTLDADKVRLRACVAASRV